In the genome of Thermoleophilia bacterium, the window CCAGGAACGCATTGGTGACGAAGCCCGTGAGGGCGCCGAACAGGCCCACGCCTGCGGCCATGACGATCATTCCAACCACTCGACCAATCGTCGTGACAGGATAGCGGTCGCCGTAGCCCACCGTCGTCATAGTCACATAGGTGAACCAGATGGCGTCGCTGGCGCTGACGATGTTCGCGTTTGGGCTTGCGCTCTCCGCCTTGTACACCGCGAGTCCGCCGAACTCGAGGAGGAGAAACAGCAAGAGGAGAACACTGAGCAAAGCACTGCCGGCCCTGTCCTCACGGAAGTCGCGGACCATGTTGGCGAGGCCGTAGCGACGCATGAGCCGGATGGCGCGAACGAGCCGAAACACACGCATGATGTTGGTTTGCGTGAACGGTGTACCGGCCAGCAAATCCGCCCATCCGTACTCGCGCAGGAAGTAGTGACGGCGCGACTCCGCCGACAGGAGGCGGTAGACGAAGTCACCGAGGAACAACACCGTCAGAAGACCGTTCATCAGCGACACGATCCCGCGAACCATAGGATCGGAAGCGACGATGATCAGCACCAAGTTCACCACCGAGATGATCGAGACGACGGCAATGAACAGCTCGTAGGTAGTGTTCTTGAGCTCGTTTGGGCGTTGTTGCACGGCGACCCCGCGAGGATCAAACGGCTGTGGCGACTACCATCACTTCGCAGCGCACCGGCGTATTCCTCGGGTCATCGCCGACGGTCTCCTCGACCCGCAGACACATTCCGTCTACGGCACGTGCCGTAGACGGATGTTCCAGGTGCCCCTAGACAGATGTTCCAGAGTCGCGATTGCCCCAGCAGCCGATCCACAGACTAGACAGGCACGACACTCGTGTGAGCGAACGACTGGAGCAACGGTGCGCGGTCGACAGCGAGGGAAGATACGCGACGTCCTTGCGAAGGGAACGGATCTCGCGCCTGCCGAGTTCTCGCCGGGCTCGCGAGGCGTGCGTCCCTCGGGAGAAGACGCACACCCCAGCCTGCGGAACGTGGCACCTCTCGCAACCGGGCCCGCTCGCCTCCCCGCAGGTGCATGGTCCTCGTCGGCCATTCAAGCGCAGCGCATCTCGACCCGCACGAACTCCTAGAGCGGCGACTCCCGAAACGCGCGCGCCTGCACCGCGTACATCTGCGCGTAGCGACCGCCGAGCGAAACAAGCTCGTCGTGGGTGCCGCTTTCCACGAGGCGGCCTTCGTCCATGACGTGAATCCGATCGGCGCCACGCACCGTGCTGAAGCGATGGCTCACCAGCATCACGGCGCGGCCGCGAGCGCGCGCTTTGATCTCCCGAAACACCGCCCACTCCGCCTCTGCGTCGAGCGCGCTCGTCGGCTCGTCGAAGATCAGGAACTCCGCGTCGCGAACGAAGGCCCTGGCGACGGCGATCTTCTGCCACTCCCCGCCGCTCAGCTCCTCACCGTCTGCGAACCACTTGCCGAGCACGGTGTCGTAGCCGTGAGGCAACGCCTGGATGACTTCGTCGGCGCCGGCGTCGCGCGCCGCTACCGCGATCGCAGGATCGTCGGCGGCGCGCTCCACATCACCGATGCGGATGTTCTCGCGCGCCGTGAACTGGTACTCCGAGAAATCCTGAAAGACCACACCGATGTGCCGACGCACCTCGGCCGCATCGAAGCTGCGTATATCCACACCATCGAGAGTGATCACGCCGGCCGTCGGTTCGTACAGCCGACTCAGGAGCTTCACCAACGTCGTCTTCCCGGAGCCGTTGGCGCCGACCACCGCCGTGACTTCGCCAAGGCGAATCTCGAGCGAGACGTCGGCGAGCGCCACCCGATCCGTATCGGGGTAGCGAAAGCCCACGCCGGAGAGACACAGGCCGTGAGTGACGGGCCGCGGGAGGGGCACAGGCTCCGCCGGCGACGCCGCCCGCGGCTCCAGCTTCATGAACTCACCGTAGTTGGTGAGGAAGAGGTTGTCTTCGTAGAGAGCGGCCAACCCGCCGAGCAGGGATTGCAGCGAGCTCAGGCCGGTCTGAAACGCCTGGTAGTACATCACCATCGCGCCCAGGCTGATCACTCCCAAGATTGTCTCCCAGACGATGAAGGCAAAGGTGCCGAAGACGGCGAGCACGACCGCGCCGCCGGTCGCGAGCTCGGCGAGAGCACGGCGGCGCGCGATCCCCAATCGCTCCTTGCGCAGCACACCGCGCAAGTCGCGATGCATCCCGCGCAGAAGATCCCCAAGACCGAAGACCCGCACCTCCTTGGCACTCGCATCGGAGGTGAGGAGCCAGTGCAGATACCAACTCTGACGTTCGGCCATCGTCCGCTGCCGCTGCCACGCGTACATCGTCCGTGAGTACTTCACGCGCACCAGCGCGCCAGGGATCGCCACTAGCACAACGACAAGCCCCACCGCCCAGTGCAGAGTCACGAGCAGGCCGGACATGGCGATTACGCTGATCGCGCTCTGCACGCTGGCGAAGAGATCGGTCACGATGCGCGTCGGCCGTGTGGGTGCCTCCTGTTGGGCGCGATGCAACGTGTCGTAATACGCCGAGTTCTCGTAGTAGGCGAGATCGACGGCGATCGACTGGGCGTGGATGACGTCGCTCACGTAGTCCGTCACCGTCTGACCCAGCGTCTCGTTGGCGAGCGCGGCGCCGGCGCGCAAGAGAACCGCCGCCAGTCCTACGAGTCCTGCCAACGCCACAAGAACGAGCACCTCGCGCAAGGCGGCGTCGTGGTCGGGTGCGGCGACCGCCGCCGTCACCGCATCCACAATCAGCTTCATCAGATACACGGCGAGCAGTGGCACCACGCCCTGAACGATGGCCACGACGGCGCTGAGCGCTGTCCAGCCGGGCGCCGCACGCCAGACCAGGCGCAGCGCCGCGCCGAGATGCAGCGCGTCGCGCAGCGTCGGCTTCTTGCTGTCGTCGCTCAGACCGGCCTCCCTGCCCACCTCGGATAGTATCGACACGCATTCCGCCGCGGCGGAGCACTGCGGCGCAGGACTGCGCCGCAGTGCTCACGCGCTCCCCTCTGTGCGACGATCCGCCTAGCGGCGCGTGTACGCAAGCGCGTGGTACGCGCGGCGCGCCGCCCCGGTGAGCGGACGCAGAAGTCCCAAGCAGCTCAGCGCAGCGATCACTCGGCGCTCGGGCCCCATGCCGAAGCGCACGCGCCTCTCACCCCTCTCGACGCGCACGACACGGCCAAGAACACTCGGCGGCGGCACCACGCCGTCGGCCGCCGCCGCGTTGTCGCCGCGCACGAGTACGCCGCGGTGCGAGCGCCGCACAACGCGATGAACAGCGAGCGTCGCGCCACGCGCCAATTCCACGGCGACAACCTCACCGACGCGAGGCGCCACCCCCCGCAACGGCGCCACCACCACCACGTCGCCGTCGCGCACGAACGGCGCCATGCTCCCACCGCGCACCACGGTGCGCAGTCCGGCGTCACGCTCACGCATTCCGTACAGGAGCTCCAGTTGGCCACGGTTCGAAAGCGGCAGTTCGCCGCCGGCCAAGCTGAACAGATCTGACTCGGATTCACGCATATCAGTCGACGACGCCGAGAATCCCTCGCCGCGCCAACTCATCGGCAAAGCCGAGCACATCGGCCTCGAGCGCCGTCCCTTCAGCCTCGTACTCAGCAGCCAAAGCCTCCACGACTTCAGCCAGGGTGCGACGGCCGTCGAGGAGTCGCCAGATGGCTCGACCGGTGTCGTTGAGCGTATACAGCTCGTCGTCGGCGTCGCCGATGCCGGCGACCAGCGGCACGATGATGACCTCGCCCTCGATCTCGCGCGCCACGACATCACGGGATGGCGCGCACATCGTCTCGAGCGTGAGTGACGGCGGCATATTCGACCTCCGGTTCGCAAGTTGACGCGAGCTTACTCCCGGGCACGCCGGCGTGTGCGTTTGCTTGACCCGCTGCGCCCCGCTGCGGACAATCGCCATCGATATTGCCACGACTTGTGAAGGATGTCGAAGCTGCCGCCCAAGCACCGCTATTACCAGATCGCAGGCATCACCGTGCAGGTCGAGAGCGATCTGCCCTTCAGCGCCTCAACGTTTCACCCCAAGTTCGCCTCATTCGCGGTCGACGAAGGCGGTCCCGACACGGTTCTGCTTCGCCATCACTTCGAGATCCCGGATCTCGCCAGCCTGCCCGCCGGTCGAGAGATCTACCGCCACCCACCGTGGGCGATTCGCGAGACGGCGTCAGGTTGGACCTACCTCGGCATCGCCGCGGATGCCGACGACGACACCATCCATTGCGTCGCACAGTTCTCCGCCGACTACGCGGTCGGCGACATCTTCACGCCACCGCATACCATGGAGTGGTGGCGACAGGGCAATCTCAGTTCACTCACGCTCTTCCCCACCGATCAGATCTGGCTGGCGCAATTGCTCGCCCACCGCTCCGCGTGCTACGTGCACTCCGCCGGTGTCATGATCGACGATCAGGGCCTCCTCTTCGTAGGACACTCCGAGGCGGGAAAGTCGACGACGACACAGCTCGTTCGTCGCGCGCTTCCGGGGCGCGCGACGATCCTCTGCGACGACCGCAATATCGTCCGCCTCTGGCCGGACGGTGCTCACGTCCACGGCACCTGGAGCCACGGCGACGTCCCCGCCGTCTCCGCCGCCGGACCGCCGCTGCGCGCCATCCTCTTCCTCGAGCAGGCGCGCGCCAACGAGCTTGTGCCGCTCACCGACCGGATGGAGGCGTGGCAGCGATTGCTGGCTACGCTCGTCAAACCGCTGATCACCGCCGCTTGGTGGCAGAAAGAGATGGACGTGCTCGAACAGATCATCGCCACAGTCCCCTGCTACACGATGCGCTTCGACCGCAGCGGCGACATCGTCGCGGAGCTGCAAGCGCTCATCGCCGCCAATCGGCCATGAGCGAGTACGTCGTCCGCGCCACCGGCCTGCCGGCCTCGTTCGCGCCACGACTCGCCACGCTCGACGTGGAACTCACGGAGCGCTGCGACAACAACTGCCTCCACTGCTGCATCAACCTGCCGGCCAACGATCCCGACGCACAGCGGCGAGAGCTCACAACAACGGAGTGGAAGGAGATGTTCAAGCAGGCGGCCGACTTGGGCTGCCTGCAGGTTCGCATCACCGGCGGCGAACCCCTGTTGCGCCCCGACTTCGAGGATCTGTACATATGCGCCCGGCAGCTCGGGATGAAGGTCCTCCTGTTCACCAACGGCCGCGTGCTCGGCACGACTCGCGGTGCGCACATCGTCGACACGCTCGTCCACCTACCACCGCGCGTCCCGATCGAGATCACCGTGTACGGGATGCACGCCGCGTCGTACGAGGCAGTCTCCCGAGTCCCGGGGTCCCACACGCAGTTCCGCCGGGGTGTCGATCGCCTGCTGTCCGGCAACGTGCCGTTCGTCGTGAAGAGCGCGCTGTTGCCGCCGAATCGCAGCGAGATGGATGAATTCGAGTCCTGGGCCACCGCGCTGCCATGGCAGAACAACGCCCCCGGCTACGCGATGTTCTTCGACCTACGCCACCGTCGCGACGACCCGGAGCGAAACCGGCTGATCGCGTCACTGAGAATTGCGCCCGAGGATGGCGTCGCGGTTCTCATGCGTCACGAGAGACAGTACCGCGAAGCGATGCACGAGTTCGGCGTGCGCTTCTTGGGCCCGCCCGGCGACTTGTTGTTTGCCTGCGGGGCCGGGCACGCCCTCACGGTCGACGCGTACGGGTGCGCGCAGCCGTGCCTCGGCTTGCGCTCACCCGAGCTCACGATCGATCTCAAGAGCCACTCGCTGGACGAAGCGCTGCGCGCCTACGAGTCGCTCCGCGGCATGCGCGCCAGTAACCCCGAGTATCTACGTCGCTGCGCACGCTGCTTTCTCAAGAGCCTGTGCGAGCAATGCCCCGCGCGCGCGTGGACAGAGCACGGCACACTCGACACCCCAGTGGACTACCTGTGTGCCGTCGCGCACGCAAAGGCGCGCGCCCTCGGCTGGCTCGCACCCGATGAGGTCGGCTATACATGCGGCACTTGGCGCAGTAAGGTAGTTGACGAACCAGCGCGGGCAAGCGAGGGTCAGGCAAGCGGGTGTCCTACGAGTCCGACCGAGACACCACCGTGCCGCGAGCAGTGAGAGGATCGCTTCATGCCGGCAAGACGGCGGTGGATCAAGCCGCAGCTCATCGTACTCACGCGCGGCAAGCCGGAAGAGGCAGTGCTCGCCGCGTGCAAGTCGCCCGTCCACGAGGCCCCCGGACCCAATAGACACGTCTGCTCCGGCGCGCCCCCCGTCTGTTCGCAAACCCAGACGTCGTGAGGCGCAACCTGGACGAACGTCCGCTTGCGCGCTCGCAGCCAAGCGATGATACTCATTCGGGACTACGACAGTCTCTAATCGACGTCAGGATTCATCACAGCCCGTGGAGCAGCAGCCATGAAGACGACCTGGGAACGACCAGCTCTGATCATCTTGTCACGTAGTCAGCCGGAAGAGGCAGTGCTCACGGTCTGCAAGGAGCCGCCGAGCACCGGTCTGGGACCTGGGGGCATCGCCTGCAAAGGTCAGTCGGGCCAAGCACCCTGCAATACGCAGCAAAGCTCCTGACGCGACGCGCCTGCGCCCATACGCAAACGAGTGCGTCGGCCAGCGAAGGGGCTTCCGTAGAGATCCGGCGACGAGAGATCCAAGACCACCCATTGTGGACTCGCCTCGCGGCGAAGCGAGCACCGCTCTCGTTTCAACTCGAACTCACGGCGCGCTGCAATAACGACTGCCGCCACTGCTACATCAATCTCCCCGCTGGAGATCTGGCCGCACGCGCTCGTGAGCTCACGGCCGAGGAGATCTTCCGCATCGCCGACCAGGCGGTCGAGATGGGCGCTGTGTGGTGTCTTCTCACCGGCGGCGAACCCTTGCTGCGCGCCGACTTCGCCGAGATCTACCTGGGGCTCAAGCAGCGTGGTCTACTGCTGAGTCTGTTCACGAATGCCTGCC includes:
- a CDS encoding ion channel; translation: MQQRPNELKNTTYELFIAVVSIISVVNLVLIIVASDPMVRGIVSLMNGLLTVLFLGDFVYRLLSAESRRHYFLREYGWADLLAGTPFTQTNIMRVFRLVRAIRLMRRYGLANMVRDFREDRAGSALLSVLLLLFLLLEFGGLAVYKAESASPNANIVSASDAIWFTYVTMTTVGYGDRYPVTTIGRVVGMIVMAAGVGLFGALTGFVTNAFLAPRRRRPVAISNEEGMEATLAQLRALLDESKTAQTGFEEKLATLESQVRAARLSSTETGGEGGIRTPEPGKPD
- a CDS encoding ABC transporter ATP-binding protein, producing MGREAGLSDDSKKPTLRDALHLGAALRLVWRAAPGWTALSAVVAIVQGVVPLLAVYLMKLIVDAVTAAVAAPDHDAALREVLVLVALAGLVGLAAVLLRAGAALANETLGQTVTDYVSDVIHAQSIAVDLAYYENSAYYDTLHRAQQEAPTRPTRIVTDLFASVQSAISVIAMSGLLVTLHWAVGLVVVLVAIPGALVRVKYSRTMYAWQRQRTMAERQSWYLHWLLTSDASAKEVRVFGLGDLLRGMHRDLRGVLRKERLGIARRRALAELATGGAVVLAVFGTFAFIVWETILGVISLGAMVMYYQAFQTGLSSLQSLLGGLAALYEDNLFLTNYGEFMKLEPRAASPAEPVPLPRPVTHGLCLSGVGFRYPDTDRVALADVSLEIRLGEVTAVVGANGSGKTTLVKLLSRLYEPTAGVITLDGVDIRSFDAAEVRRHIGVVFQDFSEYQFTARENIRIGDVERAADDPAIAVAARDAGADEVIQALPHGYDTVLGKWFADGEELSGGEWQKIAVARAFVRDAEFLIFDEPTSALDAEAEWAVFREIKARARGRAVMLVSHRFSTVRGADRIHVMDEGRLVESGTHDELVSLGGRYAQMYAVQARAFRESPL
- a CDS encoding S24/S26 family peptidase, which translates into the protein MRESESDLFSLAGGELPLSNRGQLELLYGMRERDAGLRTVVRGGSMAPFVRDGDVVVVAPLRGVAPRVGEVVAVELARGATLAVHRVVRRSHRGVLVRGDNAAAADGVVPPPSVLGRVVRVERGERRVRFGMGPERRVIAALSCLGLLRPLTGAARRAYHALAYTRR
- a CDS encoding PqqD family protein — translated: MPPSLTLETMCAPSRDVVAREIEGEVIIVPLVAGIGDADDELYTLNDTGRAIWRLLDGRRTLAEVVEALAAEYEAEGTALEADVLGFADELARRGILGVVD
- a CDS encoding radical SAM protein — protein: MSEYVVRATGLPASFAPRLATLDVELTERCDNNCLHCCINLPANDPDAQRRELTTTEWKEMFKQAADLGCLQVRITGGEPLLRPDFEDLYICARQLGMKVLLFTNGRVLGTTRGAHIVDTLVHLPPRVPIEITVYGMHAASYEAVSRVPGSHTQFRRGVDRLLSGNVPFVVKSALLPPNRSEMDEFESWATALPWQNNAPGYAMFFDLRHRRDDPERNRLIASLRIAPEDGVAVLMRHERQYREAMHEFGVRFLGPPGDLLFACGAGHALTVDAYGCAQPCLGLRSPELTIDLKSHSLDEALRAYESLRGMRASNPEYLRRCARCFLKSLCEQCPARAWTEHGTLDTPVDYLCAVAHAKARALGWLAPDEVGYTCGTWRSKVVDEPARASEGQASGCPTSPTETPPCREQ